The Populus alba chromosome 4, ASM523922v2, whole genome shotgun sequence genome contains a region encoding:
- the LOC118050836 gene encoding outer envelope pore protein 21, chloroplastic produces the protein METSLRYGVDSKALKIHAKERFAIDFITHLQVYGELDTRIGAPSYVSAMIRHFYPYLFASLRVGLQYDKHEKVRYFVRGKKGFPVTNDGLINDKLQC, from the exons ATGGAGACATCTCTAAGATATGGAGTAGATTCCAAAGCCCTCAAAATTCATGCCAAAGAGAGGTTTGCCATTGATTTCATCACCCACTTGCAG gtTTATGGGGAGCTAGATACAAGAATTGGAGCTCCTAGTTATGTCAGTGCAATGATAAGACACTTTTATCCATAT TTGTTTGCTAGTCTTAGAGTGGGATTGCAATATGATAAGCATGAAAAAGTCAGGTATTTTGTTCGAGGAAAAAAGGGTTTTCCTGTGACAAATGATGGTTTGATAAATGATAAGCTTCAATGTTAA
- the LOC118050734 gene encoding uncharacterized protein, protein MEFIIEEGKCLNKETSTLILPALSIGNVGQLAVDLLVSSTRAERIGYLDDPYILPCVGNDAYGPTPCGELALPLEAYDSRNNGVALVQQRSPVVKGMMVEFARNLADFAVATGMNHVLVLSSLEFMRLQKIDTSSGMQIFYLSSTNTDGTDDCCERLGWKKWQEYNPDQRSWKYLSSLAEGNARQEDNLPFEDEPEDEDYYPSLPFAALFSCFKAKGIKVTCLLCYCSEGDNTPEAFSLAEATSKLLGLSIDNSHGEGGKWLTPFSWRTVYGPPPDLSMF, encoded by the exons atggaaTTCATAATCGAAGAAGGAAAATGCCTTAACAAGGAAACCTCAACTCTGATTCTG CCTGCATTATCAATAGGTAATGTTGGGCAGTTAGCAGTTGATTTGTTAGTATCATCAACAAGAGCTGAAAGAATTGGGTATTTGGATGATCCTTATATCTTGCCTTGTGTTGGTAACGATGCTTATGGTCCCACTCCTTGCGGCGAGCTTGCTCTTCCTCTTGAAG CTTATGATTCGAGGAATAATGGGGTGGCGCTCGTGCAACAACGATCTCCGGTTGTTAAG GGGATGATGGTCGAATTTGCTAGGAACCTAGCTGATTTTGCTGTTGCTACTggaatgaatcatgttttggtGCTTTCTAGCTTAGAGTTTATGAGATTGCAAAAGATTGATACATCAAG TGGCATGCAGATATTTTACCTATCTAGCACCAATACTGATGGAACAGATGATTGTTGTGAACGGCTTGGGTGGAAAAAATGGCAGGAATATAATCCTGATCAAAGGTCTTGGAAATATCTTAGCTCTTTAGCTGAAGGAAATGCCAGGCAGGAAGACAACCTACCATTTGAAGACGAACCAGAAGACGAGGATTACTACCCAAGTTTGCCTTTTGCAgcccttttttcttgtttcaag GCAAAAGGGATAAAAGTTACATGTTTACTGTGTTACTGCTCTGAAGGGGATAACACACCTGAAGCTTTTAGTTTGGCTGAGGCAACAAGCAAACTTTTGGGGCTGAGTATCGATAACTCCCATG gAGAAGGTGGTAAATGGCTAACCCCATTTTCTTGGAGGACTGTGTATGGACCACCCCCAGATTTGTCAATGTTTTAG